Proteins from a genomic interval of Streptomyces sp. Tu6071:
- a CDS encoding AIM24 family protein, translating to MKSDLFGADFLARSAVPGLTVENPKTLKYVVRGEMLARQGAMIAFRGDLRFERKGQGIGGLLKRAVTGEGLPLMSVAGNGEAWFAHEAQNVFVVEIEQGDQLTVNGRNVLCFDPSLGYEIQTVKGAGMTGGGLFNSVFTGQGKLGLMCEGHPLVITVAQGEPVFVDTDAVVGWSAHLQTSLHRSQSVGSMLRGGSGEAVQLRLDGEGFVIVRPSEAKPEQKSG from the coding sequence ATGAAGAGCGATCTGTTCGGTGCCGACTTCCTCGCCCGCTCCGCCGTCCCCGGGCTGACCGTGGAGAACCCCAAGACCCTCAAGTACGTCGTGCGCGGCGAGATGCTCGCGCGGCAGGGCGCCATGATCGCCTTCCGCGGCGACCTCCGCTTCGAGCGCAAGGGGCAGGGCATAGGGGGCCTGCTCAAGCGTGCCGTGACCGGCGAGGGCCTTCCGCTCATGTCCGTCGCGGGCAACGGCGAGGCGTGGTTCGCGCACGAGGCGCAGAACGTCTTCGTCGTCGAGATCGAGCAGGGCGACCAGCTCACCGTCAACGGGCGCAACGTGCTGTGCTTCGACCCGAGCCTCGGCTACGAGATCCAGACGGTGAAGGGCGCCGGCATGACCGGTGGCGGGCTCTTCAACAGCGTCTTCACCGGGCAGGGGAAGCTCGGCCTCATGTGCGAGGGGCACCCGCTCGTCATCACGGTCGCCCAGGGCGAGCCCGTCTTCGTCGACACCGACGCCGTCGTCGGCTGGAGCGCCCACCTCCAAACGAGCCTGCACCGCTCGCAGAGCGTCGGCTCGATGCTGCGCGGCGGCTCCGGCGAGGCGGTCCAACTGCGGCTCGACGGCGAGGGTTTCGTCATCGTACGGCCGAGCGAGGCGAAGCCGGAGCAGAAGTCGGGCTGA